The genomic DNA GGTGGTGGTTGATAATCTCCAGCTAAATCACGTTTAAACTTTTTAAATAATCTTTCAGGAGGATAACTTTGAGAAAGTCCTAATCTTTGACTTCTCACACCTTCACCTAAAATAATATTATCAGTTGATTTAATAAATAATAAACTAGGAATAACAGGATATTCTAATCTTTCACCTTGAGGAATGACACTAACAAAGATACGGGATAAATTAGGGAAACGTAAACTTTTAGGTTGTTGAGTGTCAGCTTCCAAAATACTAATTACAGTATTACTTGTACCAAAATCAATTGCAATAGTTGTCATAAATAGTAGGTTGGGTTCAAAAACCCAACATTAATTATTTATCGGTTTTGTTGGGTTACACTTTGCTTAACCCAACCTACAATATTATCATTTAATTATTATGATCAAATCCTGCGGGAAGAGTGCGGCTAACTTTTGCAGGATAGAGAACTTGTTCACCATTTTGATAGCCAATAAACCGAATATAAACTAATTCCCCTTCTTGAATATCATCACTATCAGCTTGATGTAATTGAGGATTATAATTAACCTGTTCCCAAATTTCACCAATAGCAGTATAACCCCAATTAATGATTAAATTATCTAAAGATGTAAATAAAGAAACTAGGTTTTTAGCTGGTAAGTCTGGTTTTGTTAAAGCCATTTTTTTGATTGTGGGATAGTTGCTGAGTAAAGTTTGTAATTGGGTAAATGTTTCATTTTGGAAATCGGTTTTTAATTGTTGAGATTGTTGTTTTAATTCTTCCCGCAGTCGTTGACATTGTAATTCTAAATCTTTAATTTTTTGTTCTGTATTTGTTGAGGTGATAGGTTGATGATTAGTTAGTGTATTTTTCTGAGTTTCTGAGAATAATATACGCAGAATAATATAAATAATGATTACGAGAATTACAGCAAAAGCAATATTATTAATTTGTTCTATCATGTTATTTATTGATGTTGATGCAGTTAGTTTATTATCCCGGATTTCTCGTTCCCAGTCTCCAGAGTGGGAATGCAATTTTAGAGGTTCTACCTCTTTTTTGCATTACTTGTCAGAGACAAGGAACGAGTAATGATTAGTTATTGTTGTTGTAAGGTTTGATTTTCGGAAGTTGTAATTATCTCATCATCTTGATAATATGCCGGTAATAATTCCTGAGATTCTATTTCACCTAAAGATTGTTCTAAACTTTTTGTAGTTTCCACACAACTAGAACCAGTTGCATTAAAAACCCGTTCCACAATTTTACCATCTTTACCAATGCGATATTCAATCTTTTGATATTCTGCCATGATGATTTTTCCTTTTTAATAATGTCAATAAATCAGAAATTAAACCCATTTACCCACAACAACCCGCACCGTACCATCTGCTAAAACTTCCTCTTCCTCCACATTAAAACCCTCAGTTTGTATAGTTTCCATCAAAGTTTTATGGGCGTATTTTTGACTAATTTTATTAATAAAATCTTGTTGATTAATTTTCGCTCCCCAAAAATCTGCCACTAATTCATAATTTTCTCCATTTTTACGAAAACCTAAATCATAACCATTAGATTGCTTAATCACATATTCAGCATGAGTTTTATCACCCATATAACCCCGAACTTGAGAATTTAACTCAACTTGATAACCCAACTCTTGCAATATTTGATGGAGAACATCACCATTTTTAATTTGCACCTTAATAGTTGTAAAATGAGACATAAAAAATCAACTCCTAATAAAAATCTCTCTTAAACCTCTTCCCTCTGTGTCCTCTGTGTCTCTGTGGTTCGTTTAAATAAATCAAACATTTAATCAACCTCCAAAGGACCCAAACCTTGCTGCTGAGAATAAACCTTTAACTCCTCAATTAACAGTGTATCAATAGAAGCCGTTCTTGCGCCAGCTTCCGCAGCCCAGCGTTTTAAACTGGTAATTTGTTCCTTAGCAATAGCCGCCAAAGGAACAGTTTCCGATACCGCCGCTAAAATATCTTCTGTGTTAAAATCCCTCCTATTACCAGCGACTAAACTACCAAAAGCGCGGTGCATTCCATCAATAATTACTTGTTGAATTTCAGCACCGCTAAAATTTTCGCTATTTTTGGCAAGTCTTTGTAAATCAAATTCTCGCAGTCGGGAAGGACGGATTTTTTGCAGGTGGACTTTAAAAATATCATGGCGTTCTTTTTCTGTAGGTAAATTGATAAAGAATATTTCATCAAATCTCCCTTTTCTTAATAGTTCGGCTGGTAATATTTGCACATTATTAGCAGTAGCCACCATAAACACGGGACTGGTTTTTTCTTGCATCCAAGTTATTAACGTTCCAAATACTCGGCGCGATGTTCCCGAATCACCATCAACGCCACTATTAATATTACCAAATGCCTTATCTATTTCATCCATCCATAATACACAGGGTGATATTGCTTCTGCTAATTGAATCATTTGGCGAATGCGATTTTCACTTTCTCCGACTATTCCCCCAAATAATCTACCCACATCTAAACGTAACAATGGTAAACGCCATTCATGGGCGATAGTTTTGGCTGATAATGATTTTCCTGTTCCTTGTATTCCTACTAATAAAACGCCTTTGGGGTTGGGTATTCCATAACGTCTTGCTTCTTCGGTAAAAGCATCTTGACGCATTCTTACCCACTGTTTAAGATTTTCTAAGCCACCGACGTTTTTTAATGATTCATTGGATGTGTAAAATTCTAAGATTCCGGTTTGTCTAACTGCTTGTTTTTTCTCTTCTAATACTCTATCAATATCTGATTCGTTGACTTGTCCTTTTGCTGCTAAAGCGGCGGCTAATACTCTTCTAATTCTGGCGCGACTTAATCCTTGACAGGCTTTAATTAATTGTTCTTTTCCTAATCCATTTAAGTTAAGTTTTTCGGGGACTATTAATTGCTGAATTAAATAATCAATTTCTTGGATGTTGGGTAAGGGAAAATCAATGACTGTAACTTCTTCTTGTAGTTCTGGGGGAATTGTTAATATATGACTGGTAATTATAAGGGTTTGGCGTGTGCGTTTGAGTTGACGGGTGAGGTTTTTGATAGCCCGAATAACGGGAGCATTTTTTTCTATTTCGGGGTTTTTGAGGATAAAATGTATGTCTCGCAATACAAATATTGTGGTTGTATTTTCTGGGGTTTTGGTAATTCTTGATAATGCACCCATGACTGAACCTTTATCAGTTCCGTTGTCATCCCAACCGGTGACGATATCCCATAATAATAGTTGTCCTGGTGTCTGGGATATTTGGGTGAGTTGTTGGAGGACTTGTTCTATTGGTTCTTCTTCGACTCCGACTATATATAGTAGGGGATAGCGGGCGCGAAGCATGAGGTCTATTTGTTGGAGTAGTTGTTGATGGGGGTTATTCATTATGTATAAATGGGGGGTTAGTTGTTAGTTTATTGGGTTTTTTATTTCGCGCAAAGTTGCAAAGAATAATAAATGTCAGAATCAGGATGTCCAGGATTTGAGGATGTACAGGATGTAATTGTTTGATTATTTGTTAGTTATTGATGATTAGTATGGAGAAAAGTGAATATTTATGAAGTGAGATGGAAGAATAAATATATGAATCTCATCTATCAATCATCAAATTACAATCCTGTCAATCCTTTAATCGGTGGATATCCTGATTCAGACAAAAAATTTTCTTGCTACGGGACAGAGGTAAGACAAGGAAAGAGAAAGAAGGAAAAAGCGCATAGTGTTACTAAGTCCTTGCCGCACCACTACACACAACCCGAAAACCAATAGGGAATCCGTAGCTGTCGTAGGTGTGGAAGCGAAAAGCAGAACGGCAATAAACTGGTGCGTCGAACCATGAACCACCGCGCAGCAGTCTTTTGTTAGTATTCTCGCCATCGCTCAACCATGCGCTACCATCTGTCGGCGCACTTTCATAATTACTATGCCAATAGTCTTGACACCGCTCCCATACGTTACCGTGCATATCGTATAATCCAAAGTTGTTAGCTACTCCAAAGCCGCCTACTTCTGTTGTTTCATCTCTGTAAATTCCTTTAACTGCACCACCATAAGTGCCGTTACCATTATAGTTAGCTAAATCCGTTGTAATCGTCTCTCCAAAGTGAAATGGTGTGGTAGTTCCCGCTCTACAAGCATATTCCCATTCCGCTTCACTTGGCAGCCTGTAGGTGTTTCCAGTTTTTTGGCTTAACTTTTCACAGAAAGCTACAGCATCATTCCAATTAACTCTTTCAACAGGGCGATTACTACCTTTGAAACGAGAAGGGTTAGTTCCCATAATAGTTTGATATTGTGCCTGTGTTACTGGATATTTTCCCATAAAGAAACTAGGAACTGTAACTTGATGCTGAGGACTTTGCCAATCTTTTCTTCCCGATTCATTTTCTGGTGAACCCATCATAAAACTACCGCCAAGAATTACAGCGATTTCCAAATTAACACCATTATCCAAATCTTCTATAAAATATCTAGCTACACACGGCTGGCGCTGAATAATTTCTCCGAGTTTGTTGACTGTAATTACTTCAATTTGTTCTAGTTTTAAACCTTGTTGATTACGCTTTTGTAATATTTGCTTAATTTTTGGATCTGTTATTTTATTTAATATTAAATAAGCCGCATCTTGAATATTCCAAGATGTATCTTTTAACCCTGCAATTACTAAATCTAAACCCTGTTCTCCATAATTCAATGCTTGCTCAAGTGCAGCAATTCTCACCTTTGCATCTGGATTTTGCAACCGTAATTTTACCCCTTCAATACCACCTAAAACGGCAGCACCTTCCAGTGATGGACTTGGACTATTACCACCAAGCACAGCATCGTATTCTCGCGGTTGTTGTGGATTATTCATAATTGGTTAATGGTTGGTTTCATGTATGCTGTATATAAAATAGCATATTATTGTCTGATAGCGAAGCGTGGCGTAAGCCATATCAGGATGTCCAGGATTTAAGGATGTACAGGATGTGATTGTTTGATTATTTGTTGTGTGGTGAATGTTGTGGTTGTCTGAATCAGGATGTCCAGGATTTGAGGATGTACAGGATGTGATTGTTTAATTATTTGTTGGGTGTTGATGATTAGTATGAAGAAAGATTAATTTTGAGGAATTGACTGTAATTATCAAATCATCATCCTGAAAATCCTCTAATCCTGGTTATCCTGATTCAGACAAAAGGTTAATTTTTATGAATGACCGTAATAATCAATATATCATTCACATTTAGTAATCATCAAATAATCATCCTGTTAATCCTATAATCCTGGTTATCCTGATTCAGACATTATGTTACAATCTGAATTGAGAGAAACAGGAGCATAAAACTATGCCATTAATCAAAATACCAAGACATTATCTTATATCTCAAGATGAAGATTCAATTACGGTAGATGTACCAGAATCAATGCTATTACATTGGAAAAAAGACTATGAAAAAATTATTCAAGCTAAAGGAATTTTAAAGCATAAAAAAGCAGCAATGTTAGCTCATTTAGATACTCTGCGTCAGGAATGGGAAGAATGAAATATCTTTATGATACCAATATTTTTATTTACTATCTAGCCGATGATATAACAGTTAATTCATGGTTTACAGAAGAGTTTTTGAATTTGCACGAAATTCTAGTTTCACCGATTATCCGTATTGAATTACTGAGTTTTATCGGCTTATCAAAAGAAGAGGAACAGTCTATTGAAGATTTACTATCCCAGTTTAACACAGTTCCATTATTGCGAGAAATTGAAAATCAGACAATCCAAATCAAACGACAATATAAAATTAAACTTCCTGATCCAATTATCGCCGCTACAGCAATAAATCAAGACGCATTTTTAGTAACAAGAAATGTCAGTGATTTTAAAGGAATTACTGGACTAAAGATTGAGAATCCTTTTGTTAGTTGATAATGGAGGACGATAAAACAACAGCCATTAACCATCAAATAACTATCCTGAAAATCCTATAATCCTGGATATCCTGATTCTGACAAAATAATTAATTCTTAATAAAAAAGTATGATTTGAACATAAAAAACCATCAATATTTGTCATTCTCAATAAGTAGTAAAGGTAATGTTTATGTCAAGACGAGACTTTGAGAGAGACGTTGACAGAGACTTTGAATATATTCGAGAATGTGGAAAAGTCGGTAAAACATCAGCTAAACCAACTCCTGGTGTCCTCTTAATTGGTGGTGCAGAAGGTAAAAAATCAGGAGAAGATGCAGCTACAAAATGGTTTTTAAAACGAGCAGATAAAGGTAATTTAATAGTGCTGCGGACGGGTGGACTTGGTAGACAAGCTGACTGGGTTTGTGATAGTTATAGAGATTTAATTGGTTCTGCTGCGGAACTTTCCATAGATAGTCGAGATGCAGCAGATGATCCAGAAGTGATTGAATATCTGCGTCAAGCAGACGCAATATTTATAGCAGGTGGTGATCAAAATGCCTATGAAGATTATTGGGAAGGAACAAAAGTAGAAGATACACTCAATTATTTAATTAATGAAAAAAAGATTCCCATTGCGGGAACTAGCGCAGGGATGGCAATTTTAGGAGATTATTATTATGTACCTTCCCACCGTGGTGTCATCAGTTCAGAAATTTTAGATGATCCTTTTCATCACAATACAAAAGATATTTACCGTAGTGATTTTATTAGAGTTCCATATCTGAAAAATGTGATTACTGACACTCATTTAGATAGGGTTAATCACAACCATCCAGAACCAAGATATGGAAGAATTTTTGGATTATTAGCTAGAGTTGTTTCTGATAGTAATCGCCTTTCTGTATTTGCTATTGGTTTAGAAGAAGGTGCATTTGTTGCTATTGATGAAAAAGGGATTGCTAAAGTATTTGGTAATGGTGAAAGCAAAGGACAAGATGCCTATTTTCTGCAAACTAATAGTGGATTACCCGAAAAAGTAGAACGGGATTTACCAGTTATTTGGAATCATAATGGTAAAGCCGTAAAAGTTTATAGAATTGCTGGTACACCAGAAGGAAGTGGACATTTTGATCTGAATAATTGGTCAAATGCTAAAGGTGGAAGTTGGGAATATTGGTTTACTACTGGTGGGTCTGCTGGTTTTAAACGCAACAAAATTAATGAATCTGAAAATAATGATTAGTTTGAGATAGGTAAGTGGGGAGATGGGGATAACAAATTTATTTTTTTCCCCTCATACCGTTTCACTTGAATAATGATACACATACTTGAGTCAGGGTTTAGCAGTGCTAAACCCCTACAAAAAATTATATGTATTAGGATTTGTATGAATTGCCATAACACCTTAATTTTTAATCATTTTCCTGCATACGTCTCACAACTTTTGTGACCAAATTTCTAGGGAAAAACCCGACCACTTTGGCAAAAATTTTATTGACAAGTCCAGGAATAACTATTGTTTTACCTCCCATTAAAGCATCATATCCCATCTGAGCGACAGTTTTAGCATCCATCATTTTTTGACCTTTCAGCAGTTTAGAATCTACCATTCCTGTCCGTTCATGAAATGCAGAAACTGTTGAACCAGGACATAGAACTGTTACAGTTACTCCTGTATTTTCTAACTCATTAGCAATAGCTTCGGAAAAAGATAAAACATAAGCTTTTGTGGCAAAATAAACCGCCATTAATGGACCAGGTTGAAAAGCTGCCGCCGAGGAAACATTTAATATTTTACCTTTACCTTTTTTGACCATCTCTTTGAGAAATAATTTAGTTAGATGGGTCAAACAAACCAGGTTTACCTGTAACATTTCTAGTTCAGATCCCAGATTGGTTTCATTAAATAATCCGTAAGTACCAAATCCTGCATTATTTACTAACACATCAACTTCAACATTAGCTTTTTGCAATTCTGAAAAAATTTCACTAGGTGCTGTAGATATAGATAGATCTTTAACAATCGTAGTTACAAAAATATCAAATTTTCTCTTGAAATTAATAGCTATTTCTAGTAATCTAAGTTCATTTCTATCTATTAATACTAAGTTATAGTTATTAGCTGCAAAAATACAAGCTAATTCGTAGCCAATTCCACTGGCTGCTCCAGTAATAAGAGCAGTTTCTTGACCTTGTGTTTTAGCTTTTATTTTCATATTAAAAATGGTGATATTCACCTGAAAGTATTAGCAATTCAATGGTGCTAAACTGATTATAGGGTGGGTATTTTCCACCCCAGATATGTGACTAAATTAAACCAAACTCAAGAAACCTGTTTGCATTAAGTAAGAAGTGTAGGTAATCAATAATTGTGAGTCAATTGGTGGACAAACAATAGAACTGCCTTTCAATGCTTCTAAGGTTGCTTCACAACTAATAATTGGTCTTCTTGCTTGCAAATACAAATCAGGAATAGTGATTTGTTCATCAGACCAACGCTCTAATAAAAATGGTCTTAGAGTATATAATGGATTATCCTCGTCAGTGACATTATTGATTAAATCAGATTGCCATTGTTCGTAGGGAATCATTTCTAAGGAAAACCCAAAAGTGCGTATCCATTCCACCAAAGATTTTAAAGAAGCGGGTTGGGGATGTTGTAAATGGAAGGCTTGACCAATGGATTTTTCCTGTCTGGATAAATAAACAACAGCTTTACTTACATAGTCTACAGGAGACATATCTAACATATAATCTACATCAGGGAATGAACCCATTTGTAGACAACCTTTAATCATTAAATTGATAAAGTCATGGGTATTGCAAATTCCAGTTTTGCTATCTCCAGAAATTAAAGGTGGTCTGTAGATTGTAATTGGTAATCCTCTATCACCAGCAATTTTAACTAACTTCTCAGCTACCCATTTTGTTTGAGAATAACCTAAGAAAATACCCTGCCAATCATCAAAGTTATCTTGTTCTTTAACTACCTGACCAGCGTAAGCATTAGATTCAAAAACAGCAACACTAGAAACATAATGTACAGGTTTAACTTTAGTTTGACAAGCTAACCTTAAAACTTCTTGTGTTCCTAAAACATTAGCGGCTTTTAATGCTGGATAGGGATAAACATAATTCAGTAAAGCAGCACTATGATAAATGGTATCAATGTTAGCAGATAAGTCATTAAATTGCTGTTGACTCATACCTAAAAGTGATTGTGCTAAGTCACCAATAATGGGTATTAGTCGGGAACTATATTTATCATCCCAGACAGCATATTGTTGGAGATTTTTTGTTAATTTGCTTTTGGCTTCAGCAACATTAGCCGCACGTACTAAACAATAGATATTTGCTTGAGTTTCTGCTAGGAGTTCCTTGATGATAAATGCACCTAAATAACCTGTTCCTCCAGTTAAAAAGATATTTTGGGGATTAGTAATAGAAACAGCATTATTACCCACTGGTTGAATAGTTGGGTCTAATACGGCTTCAGCACCTAAATCTAAAAATGGAAGAGCAATATTAGCATCTTTTACTTGAGATTCTCCTGATACTTCTTCCGATAAACGTTGAGAGAGTGTAGCAATAGTTGGGTAATGCCAAAGTAAAACAGGAGAAGGTTTAAAACCTAGTAAATTTTCCAATTTACTGATAATAATCATAGCTTGGGCTGAATCCAAACCATAATTTTCTAAATTTTCTTCTACATCTATTTCCTCTGATGTAGTTGCTAAAATTTCAGCTAAATTAGATACCAGGCAAGATTGAATCTCTTCGGCAGTATAAGTATTTTTTAAACTCATGTTTACATCTCCAATGTAGAATGAACAGGTTGATATTGACTGTAGAAATTAGGAATTTGCAAACCCTGAAACTTTAAATTTTGAATACGATATAAAAAGGCTGTTCCTAACATAATGTGATGGGCAACATCAACAACATGACGATTTTCAGGTTTGGCTAGATAAGAACCATTTACCCAGTCATTAAAACCACCCATAGCAGGACCACACCAAATTTGGTAATCTACTTCTCGACCTTTTTCACCGCTACTAGACCAACGAGAAGATAAGCCTAAATACCAGCGGAAAATTAAAGCCATTTTTAATTTTGGATTATTCACAGCTTTACCTAATTTTTCAGGGTTTTTCTGTGATAAATAAGCAGCTGTTCCTTCCCAAACTTCAGCAATAGTTTTCCGGAAGATTTGTTTTTCTAACTTCTCTCTTTCGGCTATGGGAATATCTTCAATTGATTCATAAGAGCGGTATATTTCATATAGTTTTTGCGCTCGCATAGGAAACATTGTACCGCGTTTTAAGACTTGCAATTTAACTCCCATTTCAAACATATCTGCGGCGGGAGCCATCATCATATCAGCCATTTGAGCTTGGGCTAATAACTTTTTGGTATATGCACAAGCTCCGGATTCAATGCAGGATTGATTAATTGAACCAGTCACAATATAAGCAGCACCCATTATAAAAGCAGCTAATGCTGATTCTGGTGTTCCAATTCCTCCTGCTACTCCCACTCGAATGGGTTTTTCGTAATTATATTGTGCTTGAATTTCGTCCCTTAAACTAATAATTGAAGGTAGT from Okeanomitos corallinicola TIOX110 includes the following:
- a CDS encoding molecular chaperone GrpE produces the protein MIEQINNIAFAVILVIIIYIILRILFSETQKNTLTNHQPITSTNTEQKIKDLELQCQRLREELKQQSQQLKTDFQNETFTQLQTLLSNYPTIKKMALTKPDLPAKNLVSLFTSLDNLIINWGYTAIGEIWEQVNYNPQLHQADSDDIQEGELVYIRFIGYQNGEQVLYPAKVSRTLPAGFDHNN
- a CDS encoding DUF2997 domain-containing protein produces the protein MAEYQKIEYRIGKDGKIVERVFNATGSSCVETTKSLEQSLGEIESQELLPAYYQDDEIITTSENQTLQQQ
- a CDS encoding DUF1257 domain-containing protein, which produces MSHFTTIKVQIKNGDVLHQILQELGYQVELNSQVRGYMGDKTHAEYVIKQSNGYDLGFRKNGENYELVADFWGAKINQQDFINKISQKYAHKTLMETIQTEGFNVEEEEVLADGTVRVVVGKWV
- a CDS encoding AAA family ATPase — protein: MNNPHQQLLQQIDLMLRARYPLLYIVGVEEEPIEQVLQQLTQISQTPGQLLLWDIVTGWDDNGTDKGSVMGALSRITKTPENTTTIFVLRDIHFILKNPEIEKNAPVIRAIKNLTRQLKRTRQTLIITSHILTIPPELQEEVTVIDFPLPNIQEIDYLIQQLIVPEKLNLNGLGKEQLIKACQGLSRARIRRVLAAALAAKGQVNESDIDRVLEEKKQAVRQTGILEFYTSNESLKNVGGLENLKQWVRMRQDAFTEEARRYGIPNPKGVLLVGIQGTGKSLSAKTIAHEWRLPLLRLDVGRLFGGIVGESENRIRQMIQLAEAISPCVLWMDEIDKAFGNINSGVDGDSGTSRRVFGTLITWMQEKTSPVFMVATANNVQILPAELLRKGRFDEIFFINLPTEKERHDIFKVHLQKIRPSRLREFDLQRLAKNSENFSGAEIQQVIIDGMHRAFGSLVAGNRRDFNTEDILAAVSETVPLAAIAKEQITSLKRWAAEAGARTASIDTLLIEELKVYSQQQGLGPLEVD
- a CDS encoding SUMF1/EgtB/PvdO family nonheme iron enzyme — its product is MNNPQQPREYDAVLGGNSPSPSLEGAAVLGGIEGVKLRLQNPDAKVRIAALEQALNYGEQGLDLVIAGLKDTSWNIQDAAYLILNKITDPKIKQILQKRNQQGLKLEQIEVITVNKLGEIIQRQPCVARYFIEDLDNGVNLEIAVILGGSFMMGSPENESGRKDWQSPQHQVTVPSFFMGKYPVTQAQYQTIMGTNPSRFKGSNRPVERVNWNDAVAFCEKLSQKTGNTYRLPSEAEWEYACRAGTTTPFHFGETITTDLANYNGNGTYGGAVKGIYRDETTEVGGFGVANNFGLYDMHGNVWERCQDYWHSNYESAPTDGSAWLSDGENTNKRLLRGGSWFDAPVYCRSAFRFHTYDSYGFPIGFRVVCSGAART
- a CDS encoding type II toxin-antitoxin system VapC family toxin — protein: MKYLYDTNIFIYYLADDITVNSWFTEEFLNLHEILVSPIIRIELLSFIGLSKEEEQSIEDLLSQFNTVPLLREIENQTIQIKRQYKIKLPDPIIAATAINQDAFLVTRNVSDFKGITGLKIENPFVS
- a CDS encoding cyanophycinase, whose amino-acid sequence is MSRRDFERDVDRDFEYIRECGKVGKTSAKPTPGVLLIGGAEGKKSGEDAATKWFLKRADKGNLIVLRTGGLGRQADWVCDSYRDLIGSAAELSIDSRDAADDPEVIEYLRQADAIFIAGGDQNAYEDYWEGTKVEDTLNYLINEKKIPIAGTSAGMAILGDYYYVPSHRGVISSEILDDPFHHNTKDIYRSDFIRVPYLKNVITDTHLDRVNHNHPEPRYGRIFGLLARVVSDSNRLSVFAIGLEEGAFVAIDEKGIAKVFGNGESKGQDAYFLQTNSGLPEKVERDLPVIWNHNGKAVKVYRIAGTPEGSGHFDLNNWSNAKGGSWEYWFTTGGSAGFKRNKINESENND
- a CDS encoding SDR family oxidoreductase, which codes for MKIKAKTQGQETALITGAASGIGYELACIFAANNYNLVLIDRNELRLLEIAINFKRKFDIFVTTIVKDLSISTAPSEIFSELQKANVEVDVLVNNAGFGTYGLFNETNLGSELEMLQVNLVCLTHLTKLFLKEMVKKGKGKILNVSSAAAFQPGPLMAVYFATKAYVLSFSEAIANELENTGVTVTVLCPGSTVSAFHERTGMVDSKLLKGQKMMDAKTVAQMGYDALMGGKTIVIPGLVNKIFAKVVGFFPRNLVTKVVRRMQEND
- a CDS encoding thioester reductase domain-containing protein, translated to MSLKNTYTAEEIQSCLVSNLAEILATTSEEIDVEENLENYGLDSAQAMIIISKLENLLGFKPSPVLLWHYPTIATLSQRLSEEVSGESQVKDANIALPFLDLGAEAVLDPTIQPVGNNAVSITNPQNIFLTGGTGYLGAFIIKELLAETQANIYCLVRAANVAEAKSKLTKNLQQYAVWDDKYSSRLIPIIGDLAQSLLGMSQQQFNDLSANIDTIYHSAALLNYVYPYPALKAANVLGTQEVLRLACQTKVKPVHYVSSVAVFESNAYAGQVVKEQDNFDDWQGIFLGYSQTKWVAEKLVKIAGDRGLPITIYRPPLISGDSKTGICNTHDFINLMIKGCLQMGSFPDVDYMLDMSPVDYVSKAVVYLSRQEKSIGQAFHLQHPQPASLKSLVEWIRTFGFSLEMIPYEQWQSDLINNVTDEDNPLYTLRPFLLERWSDEQITIPDLYLQARRPIISCEATLEALKGSSIVCPPIDSQLLITYTSYLMQTGFLSLV